The genome window GCCAATACCGTATTGGCTACTTACGGGCTTAACAGATATGTACTAAAAACGGCGGCGGATATCATTTTGGGCAATCTAAAGCCACAAGGCAAACTGCCGGTTTCTTTACCTGTCACTCAATAAAAAACCCAGCCTTTTCGGCTGGGTTTTAATTTATTTTTTCTTTAATTTTCTTCGTTCTGACCAAAACTCATAGATGGCCGGAAGCACCGAAATCACAATAATGGCCACAATAACATAATGAAAATGATTTTGTACTAATGGCAAGTCCGCAAACCAATATCCGCCCCCTACAAAAAGCAATACCCATGCCAAACCGCCGATTACGTTGTAAGAAATAAAATGAAAATAACTCATTTTACCGATACCGGCCACAAACGGTGCGAACGTACGGATAATAGGGATAAAACGCGCCAAAATAATGGTTTTACCACCGTATTTTTCATAAAAAGCATGTGCCTTGTGCAGGTGGTCCTGATTTAAAAGCCAACTGTCTTTACGGCTAAACACTTTTGGTCCCAGCCATTTGCCTATTTCATAATTTACGCTGTCTCCCAATACGGCGGCTACAAAAATAGACGGTATCAACAACCACAAATGAATAGGGCTTGCGTCCATCGCAGCCAAAGCACCGGAAGCAAAAAGCAAAGAATCACCCGGTAAAAATGGTGTCACTACCAACCCTGTTTCGCAAAATACTATGACAAAAAGCACCACATACAACCAAGCCCCCATCACACCGGCCCATGCATTGAGGTGCGCATCTAAATGTAAAAAAATATCCATTACTTGAGAAAATAGTTCCATAATATATATTTTAGCAAATCAGAAATTCTTAAAAACAGCAAGCGATTTTAACTTTAAAATAAGACAGGGTAAAACCTCATGTTTTACCCTGTGTATAAATCAAAACAACTCAAAAAGCACTATTGTTTTGCTAATTTATTTATACGGCTCTGTGCGCGATTAGCCAAGCGATCCGTCGGATAGTTGATAATCAGCCTTTTATAAGTGGCAATGGCTTGGGCATCTTTGCCTTGTTTCTCCAAAGCATAGCCCAAATCATACATCACTTCAGGAGCCGTTTGAGTTTGCGGATAAATCAATAAGATTTTGTCCAAAGCAGCCGCCTCTTGAGCGGGGTCCTTCAAACGGCGATGGGCCGTATCTGCCGCTGCAGTTAAAGCAGACACATAATTATCTTCTTTTGAAGCAAATATTTCAGCTGCTTTTACTTGCGTATCATAGGCAGCTTGATATTCTTTGTTCTTGATCAAAACATCTGCTTTGCCAATCCATGCTTCATAAGCGGCCGGTTTGGAGCCAAGTTCGGTGATGGCTCTTTGATAGTAAGCCAAAGCAGCTCCGTAATCTTTTTGGTTTTCTTCTAAAACAGCCATGTGTTTATAAACAATTCCTTTTTCACTTGAATCAGGATATTGTTTTAACACTTGGTTATACATGAACACAGCTGTTTCATATTCTTTCAAATCTCCGCCGTACACGTCGGCCGCCATGCGCAATCCGGCTGCTTTATACGGGGTATCTTCAAACAATTCATTTACTTTTTTATATTCCAAAATAGCAGCATTGTAGTTGCCGTTTTGGCGGTGCCAATCCCCATACAACAGGGTTAATTTATCGTTTCCTGCATAATCAGGGTTTTTGGTAAAAAACTGTTCAAACAACCCACACACCGGCTCATAGATTTTTTCTAACTTTCCTTTCACCAAAGTTTCAAGCAAGGCTGTTTCTCTTTGTTTTTGGGTTAATGCAGAAGTATCCGTAGCCAAAATACGTAAGGCTTGAGCCTTTTGAGAACGGCTCAAATGATCCATCGCTTGCTCTACATTAGAAGAAAGCAAAGATAAATCCTGCATAGAAGGGAAGTAAAAACGCACTTGATATAAAGCCACCAATGCTTTTGCTTCTTGCCGAGCACGCAAATAATAATCTGCTTGCATTAAAAGAGCCGTCTTCACTTCCGGATCTTGCGGATGAGCCGCAATCCACAAGGCGGTATCTCTGGCTAAGGCAGCGGCAAAGGCGCGGTCTTCTCCGGAGGTATTTCCTTTGGTTAAAGATTGTCTCTGATAAAAATTCAGTGTAGCATCATTCTCCGCAAAAGCCGGCAACCATAGCGCGCACATCAAAGCGACTGAAATAATTTTTTTCATACAGATACCTATCTATAGTTGGTAAATTGCAAATCTAAGCCAAAATCTTTTTCGCGCAATTTGGCCATCGTGGCTTGCAGTTCGTCTTTAGATTTGGAAGATACGCGCAACTGATCGCCTTGAATAGAGGCCGCCACTTTCAGTTTGGCATCTTTGATATATTTAGAAATTTCTTTGGCTTTATCTGAGGGAATGCCTTGTTGGATTTTAATGCTTTGTTTGGCATTACCGCCCAAAGCAGCCTCCACTTTGCCCTGATTTAAATTTTTAAGAGCCACACCGCGTTTGGCCAAACGCGTAAAAAGCACATCGCGCAAAGAAGCCACTTTATATTCATCGCTGGAGTGAAGTTTCAATTCATTGTCTTTTTCATTGAGTTCAATGCTGGAGTTGCTGCCTTTAAAATCATAGCGGTTGGCAATTTCTTTGTCTGCCGCAGTCACCGCCTCAGAAATTACATTTAAATCTACTTTGCTTACGACGTCAAAACTGTAATCAGCCATTTTTTCCTCCTGTTTCCTATGCGGAAATATCTGTATTACACATATTATATATTTTTTGTACAATAGGGTTGGTAAGATGATGTAATGCCGTACCTACCTAAAATCCGACAAAAATTAGGAGAATGTACTGATTCACAGTCGTAAAATACACTTATGAACATGAAACTTCGCCTCATCATCATGAACTTCCTCCAGTTTGCCGTCTGGGGTGCTTATTTAACCTCCATGGGTGCTTTTTTAGCAAACGTGGGGCTGGCACAATACATTGGGCTCTTTTATGCCACACAAGGTTTTGTGTCTATCTTCATGCCGGCTATTATCGGTATTTTGGCTGACCGTTGGTTGCCTGCCCAAAAAATGTTGGGCGTGTGCCACTTTTTGACGGCAGTTTTTATGGCAGGTGCGGCTTATTTTGGCTCTCAAGCCGAAGTCAGTTTTAAAGCCATTTATACCTGCTATACCTTGAGTGTGGCTTTTTATATGCCCACGTTAGGTATTTCCAACTCTGTGGCCTACACCAGCTTGCACAAGGTAAACTTAGACCCCGTTTCCGCATTTCCGCCGATTCGTATTTGGGGTACAATTGGCTTTATCTGCACCATGTTGGTTTCTAACTTTACGGGCTTCCAAAACACTTTTGCCCAATGGTATTTATCTGCTGCTTTAGGCATTGTGTTGGCTATCTATAGTTTTACTTTGCCTCAATGCCCCACCGCCAAATCCGGAGAAAAGAAATCTTTTGCCGAAGCCATGGGCTTAAAAGCATTTGCCTTGTTTAAAGATAAAAAAATGGCAATTTTCTTTATATTCTCCATTTTGCTTGGCAGCTGCTTACAAATCACTAACGGCTATGCAAATCCTTTCATTCACAGTTATAACAGTTTGCAAGGGCTTGCCGGCTCTTGGGGTGCCAGCAATGCCAATGCCTTAATTTCTTTATCTCAGATTTCCGAAACGTTCTGTATTTTGTTAATTCCTTTCTTCTTAAAACGCTTCGGCATCAAGAAAGTTATGCTCATTAGTATGTTTGCGTGGGTATTGCGCTTTGGTTTGTTCGGTTTAGGCAATCCGGTCAGCTTGGGCGGGATTACCTTGCTCGTGCTTTCCATGATTGTATACGGTGTAGCCTTTGACTTCTTTAACGTTTCCGGCTCTTTATTTGTGGAAAAAGAAACCGATGAATCTATCCGCTCCAGCGCACAAGGTTTATTTATCTTGATGACCAACGGTGTGGGTGCTACCATCGGTATGCTGGGTGCGCAGAAAATTGTAGATAAACTTGTCAACAATACTGTCAACGCCTATGTGTCTGCCAACGGGCCTTTGGCCGCCGGAGCCGTCTATCCGGCTGATGTATCTCAAGCCATCGCCTCTGGTTGGGCCAATTCTTGGTTTATCTTTGCGGGTTATGCTTTGGTAGTAGCCATCGCTTTTGCGATTGTCTTTAAATACAAACACACTCCGCAAGAAAATTAAATAAAAGTTCTGTTAAAAAGAGGAGAGAAATAATTCTCTCCTCTTTTTTTCTACAAATGATCTTCTTTTGGATATTCCCTTCCGGGTGTATGATAAAAAGGCATTTTGTCTACTCTATAAAACATCAAAGAAGGCAATGCAAAATTAAGTTGATACAATTTTTTTTGCTTTTGTTTATCCAATTCTATAATCACATGGGAAGGACCAAAACCTAGCAGCAATGTCCCGTCCGGTAATACATCTACATCACCAGTGAAGTCATTTTTATTCGCTTGCGGTTCATAAAACTGATACACTTTTTTGGCTTTCCATGCGCCATGTTTACCGGAGATTTTATATTCCACATAACGGCTTTCATTCTCTTTATAACCACGATTGTCAAACAATCCCAACACCCCGTTCGGCAATAAAAACAACGCATGATGATGCTTTGGCCCGTCGGTCAAACCATCTGCTTTTACGCGGTACGGCTTTAAAGAAGGCAAATCAGATAAAAACTTACGATTATGTGCCGTTATGGGCGGCTCCATCAATAAATCCATCTTATTATTAGACATCCACCATACCAACTCCCAAGAGGCGTACTTGGCCGCCACTACCCCCAAATTACGAACGGACATATACAAAATATCCGTCGTCGGTTCATATACAATAGAGTTGATATGAGCCCAATCCACCGGATATTGCTTACCGTTAGTGGCCACGTAAATATTTTTTTCGTCAAAGGCCACTCTGTTTAATGTTTCTATTTCGGCAGGGTCATTTTTTTGATAGACCACTTTGCGCAGCAAATCCCCCAAAGACAAATCACGCAAAATATTTCCTTGCCCGTCCAACTCCAAAATGCGGTCTTCTACCCCCCATTTAGAAAAAGCCAACGAAATAAATTTATCTCCTATTTTCAAACGGTCGTGGTGTCCCTCTGTCTCTTTTCCGCGCAAATCAAAGACAGATTTCCCCAGCAAAGTTTCCGCACCAAAGTTGTTCACCAAAATCATCTCCTCTCCCACAGGTACGACTCGGTGCATCTCATTAAAACGAGTAGGGTCATCTATGTTCAGATAGCGCAGGTTGCCTTTTCGGCTAAAGGCCATAATTACCCATTGCTCTGCAGATGTTTTGCCGTAAATGCTGGCACTGATAAAGTACATATTATCGGCTTTTGTTTGGGCGGGGTCTGTATCTATTTTGACCACTTGTGTCGGTGGGAGCCACTCTCCGTGTGCATACACTTTATCTATATCTACACGATAAGTTTTGGTTTTGCCGGCATAGTCAATCACAATCTCTGTTTGCGCTTCAGGATACAAACCATGTATGCCAAATTCTTTGCCATAACCGGCAGAAAAAGTGTGGGTCAGGTCTCCATCGCCCCTTTGCCCTTTGACAGTGACAGTAAGCGGATGCTTATTCACAAAAGGCAGTTTATAGACGGCAGACAGCGGAGTCTTGCCGCTGGGGTTTAATACAAAGTGCGGAGTAAAATAATAATATACTCCGCAGCCGAAAACAATTATTAAAACTATTAAAAATAATTTTTTAATCATTTTTTTTCCTGATGATATAACTGATTTAGTGTGTATAGAAACAAGATTGATATACACCGCGCAAACACATCGGCACCTTCTTTTGTAAAACTCAGATTTTTACAAGTTTCAATCTTAAAGAACCTTGAACATTTACAGTCAGTGTATTTGGGGGTTATTTCATTTTCTCTTGCATAATGCCCACAATCATCGGGTCCACTGCGCTCATCCCCACCGTAGAAATACTGCCCAAATTTTGGATCGTTTGCTCCGCACTGCGCCCCACGAAACCTTCCACTTCCGTAATGCCGTAATCGTTAATGCCCATAAAAGCACTGCGGATAGCCGCATCGGCCGAGCTGACCACCTTTAAAGCGCAGCCACTTTTGGCACCGTCACAGAGCATACCGCCGATATCACTGATAATATTGTTAATGGCCAACGTCATAGCCTTCACATTGCCGCCGCGTTGCTGATAAACAATAGCCGCCGTAGCGCCGACTCCGGCCGCAATGGCACAACCACAAATAGGGGCCAACTCTCCCGTAAAAACCTTTACATATCCGTTGAGCAGGTGAGAAAGCGCGATGCTTTTTAAAATTTTTTCTTCACTTACTTCCATCTCTTTGCCTACTTTCCACGGGACCAAAATCGTCACTACTCCCTGATTGCCGCTTTCTCCGCTGCTCATCACCGGTACGGCTTGCCCGTCCATACGCGCATCAGCTGCACACGCAGTTAAAATTTTGGTGGAGGTAATCAAATCCATGTGCAATAGTTTTTTACGCACCAATTCCTTAATATAAAAACCTACTTTTTGCAAAGCCTGCCCCATTTCGGCAGCTTTTAGATTCATTTCTACGCCCTTTTTGATATAGGTTAAGTCCGCGCCGTCGGCATTATCCGCCCAAGCAATCAAATCTGACAAGGTGGCCTTTTTTAATGCTTCTTTAAAAGCATGACAATCGGTCTTTTCTTCTTGCACTTGGGCGTCTTTTAATACCGTTTCATTTTTAGATAAATAAGTGACATTGGTATGACTGCCGGAAATAATACAGGTAGATTTTCCCCCATTTTTCCCCTGCAAATTGGCCTCTATATAAAAGCCGTTTTTATCGGGGGCTACTTCTAATAGGACCTTTTTATCGGCTACTAATTTTTTGGCTTTTAACAAAAGTTCTTTATCGGCACCGGACAAAATTTCCATTTGTAAGTCCGGCTTAGCAATCAACAACCCCATCGCCGCTGCCAACAAATTCCCTTTTTCTCCGTCAGTGTTGGGAATGCGTACACCACAACCGTTTTTATAGGTTCCGGCATCTAACCGAAAAGAGGCCTGAGCCACTTCCTCACCCAACTCCGCTGCCGCATAAGCGGCACATAAAGCAACCGACACCGGCTCTGTACAACCCATAGCCGGATAAACTTGGTGTTTTAATACTTCCTTTAATATATTCATGCGATATTCCCGTTTGTCTTTAAACTATAATGAGCGCCTTTACCCACAATAATATGGTCATGCACTGTAATCCCCAGCAAAGCGGCTGAACGGACTATTTCTTTTGTTAAAGCGATATCCTCTGCAGAGGGGGTAGGGTCTCCGGAGGGGTGATTATGCACCAAAATCACTGCGGCCGCTTTAGCCGCCAAAGCACATTCTACCACTTTACGCGGAGACACACTTACTCTATCTAAACTTCCGGTGGCAATAATTTCCGTTTTGATCACCGTATTTCGAATAGACAAATAAATCAATTCTAAACATTCATCACTGTTTCCGGCCAAAGAGGCTTTGCAATATTTTATCACTTGTTCCGGAGTACGAATAGTAATTTTTTTCTTTACTTCATCTAAAGAATATTTTTTAAATACACTTCGGATAAGTTTTAAGTACAAAGCACTTTGACGGCCTATTCCTTTTACACAACACAGCTCCTCCACCGAAGCATCCAACACCGCTGAAAGGCTGCCAAAACGTTTCAATAAAGCCCAAGCCAACGGCTTTGTATCTCGTCTGGCAATACAATAGGTGAGCAAAAGTTCCAGCGTTTCATGATCCAAAAAATGGTCCAATCCACCGGAAGCAAATTTCTCACGAATTCTTTCTCTGTGCCCTAAATAGGAAGGTTTTATTTTTACAGGCATAATTTAATTATATGTTTTTTATGCTATTTTTTAATGCTAAAATACAAGAAAGTTTCTTTTTACCTATTACGAGTGAGGAAAACATGTCTATCAAAGTTGCTATCATCGGGGCAGGACCTGCCGGCTATCCGGCCGCATTGACCGCCGCTAAATTGGGTGCTGAAGTAAGCGTGATTGAAAAGGCAAAACTTGGCGGAGTTTGTTTAAATAGCGGTTGTATCCCTTCTAAATCTTTATTAGATGCCGCACACAGATTTGACGTCATTAAACATATTTCTTCTTTATGTGAAACGGAAGCGGCCAATAGCGCCGAAAATGTTTTCCGACATTTATCTTGGCAAAAAATACAAACCCGTCAGCAAAATATCACCCAGAAATTAACAATGGGCATTTCCGCCTTGCTGAAGCAAGCCAAAGTAAACGTCATACAAGGCACTGCCACTTTTAAAGACGCAAACACCTTAACCGTAAAAAATGAACAAGAAGAAAAAGAAATTCCCTTTGATTATGCCATCGTGTGCAGCGGAAGTACGGCTTTTGTACCACCGCCGTTTGATAAAATTAAAGAACACATTTACGATAACAGCAATATTTTCACGCTTTCCCAATTACCGCAAACATTAACAATAGTAGGCGGCGGAGTCATAGGTTGTGAGTTTGCCACACTCATGTCTTCGTTGGGTGTTAAGGTATCCATGATAGAAATGCAAAACCGCCTTTTACCCACTTTAGATGAGGGTTTAAGCCGCGTTATTCAAACCAATCTTCAAAAACGCGGTGTCTCTTTGTTATTAGGTAAAAAAGCCGTAGATGTGAAAGTAGAAGAAAATCAAAAAACATTAATCTTAGATGATGGCACCACTTTACAAACGGAAGTTATATTAACGGCGATCGGCCGCAGTTGTGATCTAACGGAACTCAAACCGGAAAATGCCGGATTAACATGGGATAGAAAAGGCCTTAAAAACGTAAACCCGCACACCTTGCAAATCACAGAAAATATTTACGCCGCCGGCGATGTGACGGGCCTTTCGCTTTTGGCTCATGCCGCCAGCCGTCAGGGTATCGTGGCCGCCGGCAATATCTGTGGGAAAAAGGCCACCTATAATAATGATCTAGTGCCCAATGCCGTTTATACTTCTCCGGAATTAGCCTCTGTCGGCCTCAGCAAAGCACAGGCTCAAGAAAAGGGCTTGGAAATAAAAACATATAAATATTTTATGCTGGCCAACGGCAGAGCCTTAACGATGCAAGCGGCAGAAGGCTTTGTGGAAATTGTTGCCGATAAAAATTCCGATAAAATTTTAGGTGCAACGATGGCGGGCCCCAATGCTTCGGAAATCATCAGTACTATTACCGTAGCCTTAGAAGCGGGCTTTACGGTGGAAAGATTAAAAAATGTCATTTTTCCGCACCCGACGGTTTGCGAATCCATCGGAGATGCTTTAGTCAAATGAAAAAATCCTTTGTTATCGTATTAGTTCGACCCAGAGACCCCAACAATATCGGGGCTGCTGCAAGGGCCATGGCCAATTTTGGCCTAAGCGAACTGCGCGTAGTAGAGCCCTTTTTGCCTTCTTGGCAGATAGCCGTCAGTGCAGTGGGCGCACAAGATATTTTGCAAAACGCCAAACTTTTTTCTTCTTTACCACAAGCATTGAGCGATTGCGACCTCACGATTGCCACTACCGCTTTAAAAAATCGTCAACTCAATGAGCAGATTGTCGCTTTACCTCAACTTCCTACATGGATAGAGCAGTACAATGCAGAAAAAATAGCACTTGTTTTCGGTAATGAAAAAACCGGCCTTTGCAATGAAGATATCGAACTTTGCACCGCCGCCATGCATATCCCTACAACGGCCAAACAACCCTCCGTCAATTTGGCTCAAGCAGTTATTTTGACCTGTTATGAATTGGCACGCGCAAATAGCGATCAAACACTTAGAGGCCCTAAGTTGCCTACTTTTCAACAAACCGAATTGGTCATTGACTCTTTAGAACGTTTGATGACGCAAGCGAACTTTAAACAAGATTTCTCTTGTGAACAACGTAAAATATTAGTCCGAACATTGTTTCACAAAACCCGTTTATCCGGAAACGATTTATTCTTTATTAAAAAATTGGCGGACCAACTGGTAGCAACTTTACAAAAGAATTCTTAATCCGTTTTTTATAAAAACGGAAAATGAAAGAAAGGCGCACAAAATGTTAGAATATACACGTGCTATAAGCGGAGAATGTATGCAATATAATATTTTGGTCATTAATCCCGGTTCCACTTCAGACGATATCGGTTATTATCGTGGCGATAAAGCCGTATTTGAAGTGACGGTGCGTTATTCGATAACAGACCTTGAACCCTATGAAGGGAAAAATGTGATCGAACAATTACCTCTGCGAAAAAAATTAATCCTAGACTACTTAATAGATCACCATGTTTCTCTAAAAGAGATTGATGCCGTTATCGGACGCGGCGGTTTTATTCGCTCGGTAGAAGGGGGCGTTTATTGCATTAATGACCAAATGGTATCAGACTTGGAAACAGGCCGATATGGCGGCATTCACCCTTGCAATTTGGGCGGAATTTTGGCCAGAGAAATTGCACAATATGCCGAATGTCCCTGCTTTATCGCCAATCCGGTAGTCATTGATGAAATGCAACCTTTAGCCCGTTATAGCGGCATGCCGGAAAACCCACGCCTTTCCGTCTTCCATGCACTTAATCAAAAACGGGTAGCGCGGCTAATTTCCGAACAAAAGGGCAAGCGCTACGAAGAAGTAAATTGCATTGTATGTCATGGCGGTGGCGGTGTATCGGTAGGGGCGCACAAACAGGGCAAAGTGATTGATGTCAGCAACGGATACGAAGGTGATGGCCCCATGACTCCGCAACGCAGCGGCTCTGTACCGAGCGCACAATTAGCAGATATGTGCTACAGCGGAAAATATACGCGCCAAGATATTCATTTTAAAATGCGCGGAAAAGGCGGCTTGGTGGCCTATACCGGCACTTCTGATGTAAAAGAGTTGGAAGAATTTATTACCAGCGGTGCCAAACGTCCGGGATCTTTAATCAGTACCACTCCGCAAAAGGCTAAAGAGGCTCTAGATGCTATGATTTATCAAATTGCCAAAGAAATTGGTGCGCAAGCGGTGGTATTGGAAGGAAAAGTAGACTTTATTATTTTAACGGGCGGATTGATGTTTAGCAAATATATTCCGCGCGAATTGGAAAGGCAAATTGGCTGGATTGCCCCGATTTACATCTTGCCCGGAAGCGAAGAAAAAGACGGACTGCGAGATGCGGCCCGCCGCGCATTAGAAAACCCCTCTATAATTAAACATTATTCTTAAGGAGCAATGAACATGAAATTCAATAGTTTTCAAGACCTCATCAATCAGGTCAAAGGAAAGTCTAACCGCGTCGTAGTACCGGGCGCCAACAATTCCGAAGCCTTAGAAGCCATTAAAATGGCTGATGACAACGGTCTTATTTCTCACGGTATTTTAATCGGACCGATGGCCCAAGTCAAGGAAATGGTAAAAGCAGCCGGACTAAATGAAGATAAATTTGAATTTATTGATTGTGAAGACGTGCCCACCATGTGCAAATTAGCCGTAGACCAAATTTTGGCCGGAAAAGGGGACTTCTTAATCAAAGGTTTAGTAGATACCAAGTATTATATGAAAGCCATTTTAAATAAAGAGGCCCACTTGGTGCCGGAAGGCGCGTTGCTTTCTCACTTTGTTTTATACAGCACGCCCAAATACAACAAACCTTTTGCCGTCACCGATTCTGCCGTAGTAATCGCTCCTACTTTGGAACAAAAAGCCAAAATCATTCAAAATGCCGTCAACACCATGCACAAATTGGGATTGGAAAATCCGAAAGTGGCCTGTGTATGTCCTGTTGAAAAAGTAAATGAAAAAATCCCCTCCACCGTTGATGCTGCCACGTTAGCCCAAATGAATGCCGAAGGCAAAATCACCGGTTGTGTAGTGGAAGGACCGTACGATTTATATATCTCCATGTCTGCCCAAAAAGCAGCTGAAAAAGGAATCACCGGCAAACAAGTGGCCGGCAATGCCGATATCTTGATGTTGCCGGATTTAGATGCCGCCAACCCGCTTTATAAAGCATTGGCTTTCTTTGGCGAACAAATGGAAGCGGCCGCCATCTTGGTCGGACCGAAAATCCCCGTCATTTTGCCGTCTCGTGCCGATGACCCGAAAGTAAAACTCAATGCCATTGCATTGTGTTCTTTCTTGAAAGATCAAAAATAATCTTCTGAGTGGGCGGCCGGATATTTTTCCGGCCGCCACTTTACGAACATGTATCAGAAACTCATTTCTTTTCTAAACCAGCATTACCGCCGCTATCACGATTTGATGTTTTATATTTTAACGCTTTTCGTGATTGCCTTGGCTACCGGTTTGGCAATTCACATTACGCGAGATAAAAACGAACAGGAACTGCTCAACTCTCGTGAAAAAGAAATCTATGTTTCTGAATTTACCATCAAACAAAAGCCCATCTATGTTGCCTTACAAGAGGCCGGGTTGGAAAACAGAGAAGTTTCCGCCATTGTGGACAAACTAAACTCTGTGGTGGATACGCGCAAATTACAAAATCAAGATCGGTACTCCATCTCCACCACTACCGATGGCAAATTTGCCTTGTTTATCTTACACAAAGATTTGGCTCATTATTTTGTGGCTGATGCCGGTGGAAAATTGGTAGCAGGGGTATCGGAAGTAGAAATTAAAACCCGTATCCAGAGTACCGCCGGCAAAATTGAAGGCTCTCTTTTTAATTCCATGCTAAAAGACGGAGTCACCATCCCGCTCATAGTAGACTTAACCGATGCTTTTTCTTGGACCATCGA of Elusimicrobiaceae bacterium contains these proteins:
- a CDS encoding TrmJ/YjtD family RNA methyltransferase, which encodes MKKSFVIVLVRPRDPNNIGAAARAMANFGLSELRVVEPFLPSWQIAVSAVGAQDILQNAKLFSSLPQALSDCDLTIATTALKNRQLNEQIVALPQLPTWIEQYNAEKIALVFGNEKTGLCNEDIELCTAAMHIPTTAKQPSVNLAQAVILTCYELARANSDQTLRGPKLPTFQQTELVIDSLERLMTQANFKQDFSCEQRKILVRTLFHKTRLSGNDLFFIKKLADQLVATLQKNS
- the buk gene encoding butyrate kinase, coding for MQYNILVINPGSTSDDIGYYRGDKAVFEVTVRYSITDLEPYEGKNVIEQLPLRKKLILDYLIDHHVSLKEIDAVIGRGGFIRSVEGGVYCINDQMVSDLETGRYGGIHPCNLGGILAREIAQYAECPCFIANPVVIDEMQPLARYSGMPENPRLSVFHALNQKRVARLISEQKGKRYEEVNCIVCHGGGGVSVGAHKQGKVIDVSNGYEGDGPMTPQRSGSVPSAQLADMCYSGKYTRQDIHFKMRGKGGLVAYTGTSDVKELEEFITSGAKRPGSLISTTPQKAKEALDAMIYQIAKEIGAQAVVLEGKVDFIILTGGLMFSKYIPRELERQIGWIAPIYILPGSEEKDGLRDAARRALENPSIIKHYS